A DNA window from Arachis hypogaea cultivar Tifrunner chromosome 18, arahy.Tifrunner.gnm2.J5K5, whole genome shotgun sequence contains the following coding sequences:
- the LOC112772293 gene encoding protein LIGHT-DEPENDENT SHORT HYPOCOTYLS 10 → MSTSKGKDIVEGSSRSPTHDGGASDDRIQPQHQLPLSRYESQKKRDWNTFGQYLRNQRPPVPLSQCNSSHVLEFLRYLDQFGKTKVHSQGCLFFGQTEPPGPCTCPLKQAWGSLDALIGRLRAAYEENGGLPETNPFASGAIRVYLREVRDSQAKARGIPYKKKKKKRNLINNKANGDTATTSSLPALQ, encoded by the coding sequence ATGTCCACAAGCAAAGGGAAAGATATAGTAGAGGGATCGTCAAGATCTCCTACTCATGATGGTGGTGCTAGTGATGATCGGATTCAACCGCAACATCAGTTGCCGTTGAGCCGATATGAGTCCCAAAAGAAGAGGGATTGGAACACTTTCGGCCAATACCTTAGGAACCAACGGCCTCCAGTGCCGCTTTCTCAGTGCAACTCCAGCCATGTCCTTGAATTTCTAAGGTATTTAGATCAATTCGGAAAAACAAAGGTACACTCACAAGGTTGCTTGTTTTTCGGGCAGACCGAACCACCAGGACCTTGCACATGCCCTCTCAAACAAGCCTGGGGGAGCCTTGACGCTCTCATAGGCCGATTGAGAGCGGCATATGAGGAAAATGGAGGTCTACCCGAGACAAACCCATTTGCCAGTGGAGCCATAAGAGTTTACCTACGAGAGGTTAGGGACTCACAAGCCAAAGCAAGAGGAATCCcttataagaagaaaaagaagaagagaaatctaATCAATAATAAGGCCAACGGTGACACCGCTACTACCTCAAGCTTACCAGCTTTGCAGTAA